A stretch of the Enoplosus armatus isolate fEnoArm2 chromosome 13, fEnoArm2.hap1, whole genome shotgun sequence genome encodes the following:
- the rb1 gene encoding retinoblastoma-associated protein isoform X2: MPPKKRNSGTTQSKELKPSAESGSPDKKESPELSVKKHRDKDAEFVTLCKSLHVTDPVCDRAWTLGKTVQESMDEVVDSQRMLWGACLFVSATDMDVACFTLTQVLKAVNLNVKQFLALVRKLDVNLDTISTKVNSALTRLEKKYDVTLALYQRFEKTCKKIFALASDGKERETMRSCWTMFLLAKGRALQMEDDLVISFQLLLCTLELCIKRCPPDLLQPLYKSAISKVQSPPTRTSRRNQSKAKARPLEPEVDLQLLKTLCKENECNAEEVKNVYQTSFSAFLDSLDLSRSPDFPQVNDLNQQYEEHYLKSRDVDGRLFFDEDETVLPPKVEISQVERTPKKNLPDEDTVLIPPQTPIRAAMNSIQQLRGDLTSSGDQPSTNLATYFKNCTVDPTQDVLKRLETLGQAFSQKFGEAVGPRCVVLGRQRFTLGVRLYYKVMEAMLKSEEKRLSVQNFSKLLNDSTFHTSLLACALEVVMATYGGMDFKTGGYNYGGGCDPAETNVCFPWILDVVNLAAFDFYKVIESFIKVDPTLSKDIVKHLETCENLIMERIAWRTGSPLFELLKQEHEGGAAEQVETPASFNQPLQHNHTAADLYLSPMRPGLRVLPPESPATPSSQASSQPPTQPAGQTPRLPKSNSLSLFYKKLYRLAYTRLKILCSYLLSSHPELEPIIWTLFQHTLQHEQELMRDRHLDQLMMSAMYAICKVKSVDLRFKTIVTAYKNMPNTNQETFKHVLITEGHYDSIIIFYNQVFMQRLKTNILQYASTRPPTLSPIPQIPRSPYKFPNSPLRVPGSNNVYISPLKSPRMSPGIMTPRSRMLVSIGESFGLSNRFQKINQMVNSSDRSFKRTLDLCTTPKPLKRLRFDVDGQDEADGSKSGGDSTLIQKLAEMSSTRSRMQEQKMKEDAESRKE; this comes from the exons ATGCCACCTAAAAAGCGAAACTCTGGGACGACACAGAGCAAGGAGCTGAAGCCCAGTGCTGAAAGTGGCTCTCCAGACAAGAAGGAGAGTCCTGAGTTATCTGTTAAAAA ACACAGAGACAAGGATGCTGAGTTTGTGACCCTGTGTAAGAGCCTTCATGTGACAGACCCGGTGTGTGACCGTGCCTGGACGCTGGGGAAAACAGTTCAAGAGTCCATGGATGAAGTcgtt gacAGTCAGAGAATGCTGTGGGGggcttgtctgtttgtgtcagcGACAGACATGGATGTCGCCTGTTTCACCTTAACTCAGGTTCTGAAAGCAGTCAATCTGAA CGTAAAGCAGTTTTTAGCTCTGGTGAGGAAGTTGGATGTGAACTTGGACACTATAAGCACCAAGGTGAATTCAGCACTGACGCGGTTGGAGAAGAAGTATGACGTGACGCTGGCTCTCTACCAGAGGTTTGAGAA aaCATGCAAGAAGATATTTGCTTTGGCTTCAGATGGCAA GGAGAGGGAGACCATGCGGAGCTGCTGGACAATGTTTCTTTTGGCCAAAG gaAGGGCCCTGCAGATGGAGGATGACCTGGTCATATCATTCCAGTTGCTGCTTTGTACGCTGGAGTTATGCATCAAGCGCTGCCCTCCAGACCTTCTGCAGCCTCTTTACA aatCAGCTATCAGCAAAGTTCAGAGCCCTCCGACACGAACATCTCGTCGCAACCAGAGCAAAGCCAAAGCCCGACCTCTGGAGCCAGAGGTGGACTTGCAGCTTCTCAAAACCTTGTGCAAAGAGAATGAATGCAATGCTGAAGAG GTGAAGAATGTATACCAGACCAGCTTCTCTGCTTTCCTGGACTCACTGGATCTTTCGAGATCTCCAGATTTTCCTcag GTGAATGACCTCAACCAGCAATATGAAGAGCACTACCTCAAGAGTAGAGACGTTGATGGACGGCTGTTTTTTGATGAAGATGAGACTGTTCTTCCGCCTAAAGTCGAGAT ATCACAGGTGGAGAGAACGCCAAAGAAGAACCTGCCAGATGAAGATACTGTACTTATCCCTCCCCAGACTCCAATCAG AGCTGCCATGAACTCCATTCAGCAGTTGAGGGGTGATCTCACCTCCAGTGGGGACCAGCCATCTACTAACCTGGCTACATATTTCAAA AATTGCACCGTGGACCCGACGCAGGACGTGCTGAAGCGCTTGGAGACACTCGGACAGGCGTTCAGCCAAAAGTTTGGCGAGGCAGTCGGCCCCCGCTGCGTGGTTCTTGGCAGACAG AGATTTACCCTCGGTGTCAGACTGTATTACAAAGTCATGGAGGCGATGCTGAAATCg gAAGAGAAGCGGCTGTCAGTGCAAAATTTCAG TAAACTCCTCAATGACTCCACATTCCACACGTCACTTTTGGCCTGCGCTTTGGAGGTGGTCATGGCAACGTATGGAGGTATGGA TTTTAAGACTGGAGGATACAACTATGGTGGTGGTTGTGACCCAGCAGAAACAAACGTGTGTTTCCCCTGGATACTGGATGTAGTCAACCTCGCCGCCTTTGACTTCTACAAAGTCATCGAGAGCTTCATCAAGGTTGACCCCACTCTGAGCAAAGACATCGTCAAGCATCTGGAGACCTGCGAGAACCTCATCATGGAGAGGATTGCATGGAGGACG GGCTCCCCGCTGTTTGAGCTGCTGAAACAGGAGCATGAAGGcggagcagcagagcaggtggAGACCCCAGCCAGTTTCAACCAGCCACTGCAGCACAACCACACCGCAGCCGACCT ATATCTGTCCCCCATGCGCCCGGGCCTTCGCGTCTTGCCTCCTGAGTCCCCGGCCACGCCCAGCTCTCAAGCGTCCTCTCAGCCTCCAACCCAGCCTGCCGGCCAGACGCCTCGCCTCCCAAAGTCCAACTCTCTCAGCCTCTTCTATAAAAAAT tGTACCGCCTGGCCTACACGAGGCTGAAGATACTTTGCTCCTACCTGCTGTCCTCCCACCCTGAACTGGAGCCCATCATATGGACCCTGTTCCAGCACACTCTGCAGCACGAGCAGGAGCTGATGAGAGACCGTCACCTCGACCAG TTGATGATGTCAGCCATGTATGCCATATGTAAAGTGAAGAGTGTTGATCTGCGCTTCAAGACCATTGTGACGGCGTACAAGAACATGCCCAACACCAACCAGGAG ACCTTTAAGCATGTGTTGATCACTGAGGGCCACTATGACTCCATCATTATCTTCTACAATCAAGTGTTCATGCAGAGGCTGAAAACCAACATCCTGCAGTACGCGTCTACCAGG ccGCCCACGCTGTCTCCGATCCCACAAATACCACGCAGCCCCTACAAGTTCCCCAATTCGCCTCTACGTGTTCCTGGAAGCAACAACGTGTACATCTCCCCTCTGAAGAGCCCCCGCATGTCCCCGGGTATCATGACTCCTCGCTCCAG AATGCTGGTATCAATCGGTGAATCTTTTGGG CTGTCCAATCGGTTCCAGAAGATCAACCAGATGGTCAACAGCAGCGATCGCTCCTTTAAGAGGACTCTGGATCTCTGCACCACTCCAAAGCCTCTGAAGAGGTTACGGTTCGATGTGGACGGGCAAGATGAAGCCGACGGCAG CAAATCTGGAGGAGATTCTACACTGATACAGAAGCTTGCAGAGATGA GCTCCACTCGGAGTCGCATGCAGGAGCAGAAGATGAAGGAGGACGCAGAATCAAGAAAGGAGTAA